Proteins co-encoded in one Setaria viridis chromosome 9, Setaria_viridis_v4.0, whole genome shotgun sequence genomic window:
- the LOC117835075 gene encoding uncharacterized protein, giving the protein MKLAVAAVVSLLLAVAATGGAAVTFQVTNNASTTPGGQRFDRDYGAGYAARVLSDASRFTWAVFNQTSPAERRPGVDTVALVVNAATDDGAIAYTDGSTIVLGAGYVLNYTGDVRAEVTGVLHHETVHVWQWGLQDYNAHWWVFEGIADFVRLRAGYAPAHWVLPGQGSGWDKGYDVTARFFDYCDSLRPGFVAVLNAKLKDSYSDDYFVQILGKNVQELWMEYKAKYGQ; this is encoded by the coding sequence ATGAAGCTCGCCGTTGCAGCAGTGGTTTCCCTCCTCCTGGCCGTAGCCGccacgggcggcgccgccgtcacgTTCCAAGTGACGAACAACGCGTCGACGACCCCCGGCGGGCAGCGCTTCGACCGCGACTACGGCGCGGGCTACGCGGCGCGGGTCCTCTCCGACGCCTCCCGCTTCACCTGGGCCGTCTTCAACCAGACGAGCCCCGCGGAGCGCCGGCCCGGCGTCGACACCGTCGCCCTCGTCGTGAACGCCGCGACGGACGACGGCGCCATCGCCTACACCGACGGCAGCACCATCGTGCTCGGCGCCGGCTACGTCTTGAACTACACCGGCGACGTCAGGGCCGAGGTGACCGGGGTGCTACACCACGAGACGGTGCACGTGTGGCAGTGGGGCCTGCAGGACTACAACGCGCACTGGTGGGTCTTCGAGGGGATCGCCGACTTCGTGCGGCTGCGGGCCGGGTACGCGCCGGCGCACTGGGTGCTGCCGGGGCAGGGGAGCGGCTGGGATAAAGGGTACGACGTGACGGCGAGGTTCTTCGACTACTGCGACTCGCTCAGGCCAGGGTTCGTCGCCGTGCTCAACGCCAAGCTCAAGGACAGCTACAGCGACGACTACTTCGTGCAGATTCTGGGTAAGAACGTGCAGGAGCTGTGGATGGAGTACAAGGCCAAGTACGGCCAGTGA